Genomic segment of Coffea arabica cultivar ET-39 chromosome 1e, Coffea Arabica ET-39 HiFi, whole genome shotgun sequence:
CCTAAATTAATAGGAAACTTTATACCGAGAAGAATTTGCAGCTTGATTTCATGGTGTTAAACGAATTGTGTGCCAGTGCCACATATTTTATGCAAATCGAAGAGTGTCTTTTCACTCATGAgtcaaagtgaaaatttttcaaaaaagcctAATAATTAcgcaaaatactaaaaaaatatcaatttatttcaagctattcaaagaattaaaaaatgaaACTGTTTTCTTTTTCACCAACTCTTCTCTCATTTTACGAATATAGCGTGAAAGGAAAATGGAATATTGGATGCCAAAGCTGAAGAAATTATTGCTCTCTAAGTTAACAATTCGACATGACCCAAAAAACAATAAGTAAGATAGTAACATTAAAAGAGTATATCTATAAGAGAATTCTGCTGTAATACAATCAAGCCTAAATACAATTTATGGGGCTTAAACCATGTAGCGTGATCATATGGGATAAAGTTGTTTTCTTTCTGGATGGTGAGATGTGGttaatttgtttttcttgtgCATATAAGATGTTTGTGAAAAAGCCTTAATGAAAATGTAAATACGAGAGCCTAATGGAATAAGAATTCTTTCCATGTCCTATGATATCGTTTATAAGCAGTTCCAACAACCATGGCTTtgtttttcccttcattttgtCTTTCCTCGCGGGGGACTGCGggggaaacggggcgggggacgggggaaggatcccccgccccattgccacccctagGCTCCACTAGTTTTCCCAAGCCAAATTCCTAATTTGACACCCCGGACTTCACTTCAGCCCTAAATTTGTAAAATCTCTGTCGCTTTGTTTCCACCTTCTTGCCGCCGCCGATCTTTGTTGCCATTGCCGACGGCTCATCTGAAATCCCCAAGTAAGTTCCTACTAGAGGGTACAAGCTCTATACACCAATTTCCAGTCTCCTCTCCTACGCTTTGTCCAAAGAGTCCAAACCTAACTCCCTATATATTCTGAATCAATTCCTGCTGTCTTCTCCGGTTCTCCATACGATCCCGGCAGAGCTGCAGAAGTTGGGAAGGTTGGTTGAAAAAAAGGGTTGGAGTGATCTTTGTTTAATCAAGTAAGTTAATGTTCTGCAACTGGCTAATTTGGTGCAAACTAAAATGTTCACTTTTTGAAGATAAATTTGCTTGAGCTACATAAATGCATCCTTTAAAAGTCAGAATTGCATTATTGGGGTAAATGCTATCTAATTTTGATGTACAGATTCATTGAAGTataagaagaaagggaaaagcgtAAATGACCAGCAATGTGGAAGCACTCACTAATTTAATTTCACATGATCTATTTGTTAAATTTCAGGCAAAACACGTGCAAGAACTTTATTGGggactttttcttcaattcttttatttgaattaatggaTTTCCTTTGTTGCTTTCTATGTGTTTGAGGAAATGTCAAAGTTACTGAAAATTTTGGGATGCACCTCTTTTGGTAACTCCATTGTTGCTTCCTGAGATATGCAGAAATCAGGATGGCTACTTTTAGTCTATACTTTTAGTTGGAATTGCAGAAACTAGAtatctccttttttctttttttttttggctcaagTAATGGACACTAATTATATTTTAGACGTTGAAGTTAAAAGCTACCTCTTATGttgcttgaaagttgaaatCAGTGTTCTAGATTGATATTTAGCATTcacttatcaattttttttttttttttgcattcttgtttttctttttctcttttggctTAACTGAGGTAGGACGGAAGTAGACTGCTAACTGCTAAGCCAGCTCAAAGGTTGATTAACCATCTAGAAGACTCTGTTGATTGACCATGCAACTGAAGATGTCATCAAATTATGTAAATGTAGCGAGAATGTATTAAACTGACTTTTACTTGTTTGTTTTCTGTTATCTTTATGTATTGCAGCTGAATACATATCAATCTAAGTATAGCTTAGTATGTACTACAAAGTCTTCCACAAAATTGCTTAACAATCTTTGGAAGCAAATTAAGGATGTTCAAATTAAACATGTTCGATTTGGTGAATTGGATATGGATTTGGATCACAGCTTCTTggttatattttataaatttgatTTGCAGgaaaaagatatatatatacatatacatatatgacgtatttatgacgtcatccggttcgacctcCGAATGACTCCGgttgaacccattgacccctgacccctgagtTCGGCCGAATCGATGTCCGGTCTGAGTCTGAAAACATAGCTGAAAATCCTAAAGCGAACAGAATCTCCACTCAAACTCAAGCAGGAGTACTGAAATTTGTGTGGGCAAGAAGACTAGtctgaaaattttgatttggaGCAAGTATGGCATCGTCGTCGGATCACCAGGCAACCGTCATCGACGGCAAAGCAGTAGCTCATACTATACGGTCCGAAGTCGCCGATGAAGTTCGTCAACTGTCCCAGAAGTACGGCAAGGTCTGAACTTGCcgctctttctttctttcttctgtgTAGTGTTTGAGAAAATGGCAGCAAGAATTTCAGCAAAATTTTCttgcttgaaagttgaaacgataacattttccaacaaagttaataTCTGGTCCTTTGATTATCTTATTTGGATAGGTAGATAGAGGTGAGCTTAACAAAAAGGGCATAAATTGGCCTGATTTTGTGTGGAATTTGGGTGATAAACAGGTCCCAGGATTGGCCGTGGTCATAGTGGGACATAGGAAGGACTCTCAAAGCTACGTGAGTATGAAGAGGAAGGCATGTGCTGAGGTTGGGATCAAGTCCTTTGACATCAACCTTCCAGAGCAAGTGTCTGAAGCCGAATTAATCAGCAAGGTCCATGAGCTGAATGCAAATCCAGATGTTCATGGTTGGTTAGTTATATACCAGATTATTCTTCTTGTTACCTTTACAGCTTTCGGTTTCATCACCAAGCTAATTGAGCTCATAATATTTTGTTACCAAGAGATCCAATATACTAGTGTTTCATCTTGTCGTAACTGTGATTTGCCATTTCTTGTCAGTGTATTATTGCTTTCCACAAATCTATGCTAAGGAAGTAAATTTTAAaaagcaataataataaaagagaGAGACAGACAGACAGACAAGTTGGAGATTGTGATTGTCACTATTGTTGCAGGTATATTGGTGCAGCTTCCACTTCCAAAGCATGTAAATGAAGAGAAAGTTTTGGGTGAAATTAGCTTGGAAAAAGATGTGGATGGCTTTCACCCTTTAAATATAGGCAAGCTTGCAATGAAAGGCAGAGAGCCTCTATTCCTTCCATGCACCCCTAAGGCAATATACTTTGGTCTTGAGCACTTAAACGGTTTGATGTAGAAGTTTTCATAATTTGTTTCATGATATGCAACATACTTATATGGGTGAACTACATCGTTACTTGGACATTTTTGAGAGGCTCTATTTCTTGAGCAGGGCTGTCTTGAGCTTCTGTCACGTAGTGGCATTAGCATAAAGGGCAAGAAGGCAGTTGTGGTAGGACGAAGCAATATTGTTGGATTACCTGTTTCCCTACTACTACTCAAAGAAGACGCCACTGTCACTATAGTGCATTCACATACCAAGGAACCAGAGAAAATTATTCGTGAGGCAGACATTGTTATTGCTGCAGCAGGACAGGCGAACATGGTATCAAGAATTTTTTAtacaactttttcccttttttccctGTGATATAATATCATTATTGTTGTGATAGGTGGCGAAGCATCTTTTTCAGTATTTCCTTTGTCCTATATCCAATTTGATAGTGAAGACCACGCATGTTCGGGGTTGACGTCTTATCTGAGAAGAACCCCTTATATATGGTCTTGACTTTAAAACCCTGTATGAGATGGTGACTGGTAATTGAATGTAGAGACTTTGCACCATATGTTTCTTCTACAAATAGAACATTACAAAACCAACATTCAAATGACGGGATGATTAGACTTTAATCAATGCAGAGTTTGTGGCTATGTATCTTCCTTCAAATTTCTTGGATAAATGGATTGTCAATTCTACTTGATAGAATATCACGTGCTTAGTTACATCTTGTCATAGGATGATGGACATGCTGAGATATTTTGCTCACTAAAGTACCTAATAATCTGGATTTTCAGATACAAGGCAGCTGGATCAAATCTGGTGCTGCTGTTATCGATGTGGGAACAAATGCTGTGGATGATCGAACTAAGAAGTCGGGTTATAGGCTTGTGGGAGATGTTGATTTCAAGGAAGCAAGCAAAGTGGCTGGATGGATAACTCCTGTTCCTGGAGGTGTTGGACCAATGACAGTGGCAATGTTACTCAAAAATACCGTGGATGGAGCTAAGCGGGTGATTGAGCAATAATTCCTCTTCTTAATATTTCTCATCCTAATAAAATGTCAATCAAAGCAGTCACTGATACACGGAAGAAAAGTGTAATTTAACGTTTTCCTATGTTTTCAAGAGCATCTATCTATACTGTTCAAAATCGATTTCAGGAAAAATCAGAACCAGATCACTTGTTTCACATTACTTGAGCTTTATTAATCTCATAAATATTGCCACGTTCGCATACTGGGGTTTAGTTCATCCTGCAGACTGAACTTAGTTGTTTGTAATAATCAGGGAAATCACGAgtagaatttttgtttttttctaaGCTCTGTTTAGAGTTAATGGGTCAGTGCGGCGGCATATAGGGGTTGTGGATTAGGAATAGCTGCCTTGAGGAGGAGACGGAAATATCAATCAATGGACGCCAAAATTGCTGCATTTGGCTTTTTAGGATCGATAACTTGGGTCAGGGTACTGCATCAGCATGCTCAGCAGCAAGAATGGGTTGCTATAACGTGCATTGTCATGTTCCGGGGGATTTATTAGGGAAATTGAAATTCTCcattatttttatataaaaattaagCGGTGGAAAAAGTTAAAATGGAGCTCGTTGTACAATTCAGCTGGCAAGTTAGCAAACCTCTCAAAGTCGTCATCCTATCATGGAAATCGCcagggaaaacaaaaagaaagaaagtgttATTTGGCGTCAATTTACTAATTTAGTCGACTGTCTGTCTCTTGTATCTATAATGCTATAGtaatatacaaataaaaataatttaaaaaacacCATATTCAaacaatatataaaaaataactccaaatatacaaaaaaattctgaatttcgatttcaaattatGCGAATTTGGGTCGAATTCGGTAATAGAGTTTTTGAAATCGGAAATAGAAATcagatttttttatttcaatttcgttttatattacatatatatttatatttatttatttatatatctaatattttttattttaatgttgttttataatatgtatattaatatatatatattaatatgtatatttcaatttgtatatttcaattatgtatattatatatatataaattatattaatattaatatgtatatttcaattatgcgaattaatatgtatattatatatattatatcaattgaaataaataaatatatttatatataaatattaatattttgtttaaaatatatttatttcaatttcttttaataatatgtatattaatatatattcatatgtatatttcaattatgtatattatattatattatatatatataaattatagtaatattaatatgtatattttaattatgtatattatattatattatatatatataaattatatcaattgaaataaatattatatatttatatataaatataaatattttgtttcaaatatatttatataaatatatatatatatttatttatatatatttatatagatttataaatatatttatttcaatttcttttaataatatgtatattaatatatattcatatgtatatttcaatttgtatatttcaattatgtatattatattatattatatatatataaattatagtaatattaatatgtatattttaattatgtgtattaaaatgtatattatatatattatatcaattgaaataaatattatatatttatatataaatataaatattttgtttcaaatatatttatataaatatattttcaattatatatattaataccgtattatatatattatatcaattgaaataaatattatatatttatatataaatattaatatttcttttaaaatatatttgtatatatttattatgtaaatatatttatatattaatatacatattatatttatatacatataaaatatatattaatatacatattatatttataaattatattatataaatatattaaatatatattattatacaTATTATCTTtataaattatatttatattatatatattaatatacatattataaaacaaaattgaaataaaaaatattatataaataaataaataaatattaatatatagaaACAGTTTGAAACACAATTATTAGCAGTAATAGACACAGGAGCTAGTAATATAGTAATCCAACAAGAATTAATTCcagaaaaatattatgaaaaagCATACCATATTAGAACGGCTAGACAAATGGATGGAAGTACATATACATATGACACAGCATTACAtaattctttattattttttgaaatagatAGTATGCACTGTACACAACCATATCCGGTAACAGAAATATATATTAGGAGTTTTCCTTATCAAATGATATTAGGACTATCATTTATTTTACAGGCATACCATGGCATGATTCTTACTAGAACAGGATTAACATTCCTTAGAGAACATTTTTTATCATATAATACCTTTTTAACAAACAATAAATTTAAAgataaatttacaaataaacaaataagacTTTTAGGATTAGAAGAAAAAGATAATTGTAAATGTGATATAAAAGGTAGCTGTAAGAATGATTCAACCCAGGAATATAGGGGGAAGAATCagaaaataaattcttttgacAATATGGAGATGACTGGAGAAACGCCTTTATATTCGTCACAAAGAATTCAAAACTGTTTAGAAgacaaagaatttgaagaaTATTTAGAGATAGAAAATTATGACATAATAGAAactattttaaataatgaaaaattaTATGATCTGTTAGAAACGGGACATAGAGATATAGACCAACTAATAAGTgaattagaaaaattagaaatttttggagaaaatccAACTATTCATTGGGATAAGGACAAAACAGAATGTAGATTAGAtattttaaatccaaatttaaaaattagcaCAGCAAAAATAGAAGCTAGTAATGATGATATAAAAGAATTCGAAATGCATATAGCTGACCTAAataagttaaaaataattagaaGAAGTACTAGTCCACACAGAAGTGCAGCATTTATAGTTAAAAAACATAGTGAAATAGTTCGAGGAAAAAGTAGAatggtaataaattataaaagatTAAATGACAATACTAAAGAAGATAGCTATGATATACCAGATAAAAATGAGTTAATAAATAGAATCCAAtatagatatattttcagtaaaTTTGATTGTAAGTCAGGATTTTGGCAGGTAAAAATGCATAAAGAAAGTATAGAATGGACAGCTTTTACATGTCCTTTAGGACACTATGAGTGgttagtaatgccttttgggttaaaaaatgcaccagccatatttcaaagaaaaatggattatatttttaataaatataaagatTTTGTCATAGTATACATAGATGATATATTAGTAttttcaaaaaacaaagaagaacatGTAAGCCATCTAAAATTAGTTTTCTCAGAATTTATTAAACACGGAATAATAATCAGTAATAAAAAAGcacaattttttagaaaaaatatagaaTTTTTAGGAACAGAAATAggacaaggaaaaataaaattacaaccaCATATTTGTAAAAAGGTTTTAGAATTTCCAGATAAgatagaagaaacaaagaaacttcAACAATTCTTAGGATTATTAAATTATGCAAGaccttttattaaaaatttaaataatctAGTAGCACCATTGTATAATAAAACCTCTTTAAAAGGGCAAAAATTCTTTAATAAAGAAGATGTCAAActaatacaagaaattaaacaaacaaTAGGCAATTTACATGATCTAAAATTACCATTAGACACAGATTACTTGATAATAGAATGTGATGGCAGTAGTACCGGATGGGGAGCAGTTCTTTTTGCAAAACCAAACAAATATAGTAATAAAAACAATGAACAAATCTGTAGATACGCTAGTGGTAAATATAAGGAAAAAGGCAATAGAAGTAGCATAGATAATGAATTATTAGCAGTAAAATATAGTTTGGATAATTTTAGACTCTTTATAATCAACAAATCTGAAATAACTATTAGAACAGACTGTGAAgcaataaaaaagttttttgataaacataatgaaaaaagaagttCTACTAGAAGATGGTTAAATTTTGTAGATAGTATTATTGGTAATGGATATAAAGTAGTTTTCGAACACATTAAAGGTAAAGATAATAATTTAGCAGATTTTTTATCACGAATTTTTAACAATTCTTCTGATCTCTTAGCAGATGGCATATAACTTCCAGAAAGTCAAAATTGGCCAGTGGGAACTTACAAAGTACCCTAAAGGTACAAGTCTACATTTCCATAGCCAAGAGGAAGGTAATTTAGAAGACATCCAGCAGGATATCTTAAATAACCTCTGGAATAGCAGAAATAGCACTGATAAAGTTAGAAATCTTAATatcttagcattttattttagtAATCTTCCAAAACAAAGTTTTTCATATTATGTAGtggtaaaaggaaaaatacctGGAATCTATTCTAAATGGATTTCCGTTatagaacaaataaatcatTTTCATAATCCTTTATGGAAAGCATTTCATAGCATACATGAAGCATTAGAATTTGCTAGGCATAATATAGGAACAACATTTTATGTAGATCCTAAGGCTAGCATGGACAGCATGAGGGCTCCAGTATATCAAAATACAGATGCCCCTAGTAGCAGTAGAAATTATCAATATGCATTAAAAAAAGATAACACAAATAGAATAGAATTTTGTAAACATTGTAAGAGCATGGAGCAAGCTATTAGAagtttaaatttaaagtgtagaaattttgaagaagaagatctttctcaaaaagaaaagataaaatctTTAACTGAACAACTGAAAGAAATATATAAGATCTCAGGCTCACAAGGAGATACTATTCTCTCACAAATTTCTGAAATTGGGGAGCTCAAAGGAAGGCTGTCTCATACAGCATCTCAAATGGCCAGTTCTTCATCCGGCCCAATAAAACAGACaatttttataaaagaaaagccCATTTCAGAAAGACCATTTGAATTTCTTAAGCCCAGAATATCCTTTAA
This window contains:
- the LOC113703234 gene encoding bifunctional protein FolD 2, giving the protein MASSSDHQATVIDGKAVAHTIRSEVADEVRQLSQKYGKVPGLAVVIVGHRKDSQSYVSMKRKACAEVGIKSFDINLPEQVSEAELISKVHELNANPDVHGILVQLPLPKHVNEEKVLGEISLEKDVDGFHPLNIGKLAMKGREPLFLPCTPKGCLELLSRSGISIKGKKAVVVGRSNIVGLPVSLLLLKEDATVTIVHSHTKEPEKIIREADIVIAAAGQANMIQGSWIKSGAAVIDVGTNAVDDRTKKSGYRLVGDVDFKEASKVAGWITPVPGGVGPMTVAMLLKNTVDGAKRVIEQ